In Colwellia sp. M166, a genomic segment contains:
- a CDS encoding MurR/RpiR family transcriptional regulator has translation MNILEKIANELDTFSKSERKVAEVILSSPSTVIHASIAALAKQANISEPTVNRFCRRLDTKGYPDFKLHLAQSLANGTPYVNRHVDENDSAEEYTSKIFESTMANLELARKSLDTSTINRSVDLLTQANKISFFGLGASAVVAHDAQNKFFRFNVPVVYFDDILMQRMSAINSRQGDVVVVISHTGRTKSLVDVASLARENDATVIGITTAGTPLAKECNIVLSVDVAEDTDLYMPMASRIAQLTLIDCLATGFTLRRGTKFRDNLKKVKDSLRSSRFERKD, from the coding sequence ATGAATATATTAGAAAAGATCGCCAACGAGTTAGATACTTTCAGTAAGTCTGAGCGTAAGGTGGCTGAAGTTATATTATCATCGCCAAGTACCGTCATTCATGCCAGTATCGCGGCATTGGCTAAACAAGCTAATATCAGTGAACCGACAGTGAATCGCTTTTGTCGACGACTAGACACTAAAGGTTATCCAGATTTTAAGCTGCATTTAGCACAAAGCTTAGCTAATGGTACACCTTACGTTAATCGCCATGTAGATGAAAATGATTCGGCGGAAGAATACACCTCAAAGATTTTCGAATCGACTATGGCCAACCTTGAACTTGCCCGTAAAAGTCTTGATACATCAACAATCAACCGTTCCGTTGACCTACTTACCCAAGCCAATAAAATTTCCTTTTTTGGTTTAGGTGCTTCAGCGGTTGTTGCTCATGATGCACAAAACAAATTTTTTCGCTTTAATGTCCCTGTGGTTTATTTTGATGACATATTAATGCAACGTATGAGTGCTATAAATAGTCGTCAAGGTGATGTTGTGGTCGTTATCTCCCACACTGGTCGCACTAAATCATTGGTTGATGTTGCCAGTTTAGCCCGTGAAAATGATGCCACTGTTATTGGTATTACCACCGCAGGAACACCATTAGCGAAAGAGTGTAATATTGTACTATCAGTTGATGTTGCCGAAGATACCGACTTATATATGCCCATGGCATCACGTATTGCTCAACTCACCTTAATTGATTGTTTGGCTACCGGCTTTACTTTGCGCCGTGGCACAAAATTTAGAGATAATTTGAAGAAAGTTAAAGACAGTTTGCGTAGTTCTCGTTTTGAACGTAAAGATTAA
- the pyk gene encoding pyruvate kinase gives MPRRTKIVATLGPATDERAVLKEVLAAGVNVVRLNFSHGIPQDHINRANTVRELAKELGIYVGILGDLQGPKIRVSTFKDGPIRLAIGDKFELDAALGKGEGNQEKVGIDYKKLPQDVIPGDILLLDDGRVQLRVLETKDQSVFTEVTVGGPLSNNKGINRQGGGLTAPALTDKDKEDIKLAAKINVDFLAVSFPRDAADMREARLLAQEAGCDARLVSKIERAEAVNDDKVLDGIILASDVVMVARGDLGVEIGDAALVGKQKHIIARSRQLNRVVITATQMMETMIEQPMPTRAEVMDVANAVLDGTDAVMLSAETAAGKYPVETVKAMAAVCIGAEKESSITTSKHRVEMTFAEVSETIAMSAMYAANHLDGVKAIIALTESGQTSKIMSRISSGLPIYSLSRHSKTLTKTAIYRGVYPVSYDSTSCDNDDKLAQDVLALVAKGSELKTGDKVILTHGDLMETVGATNTLKILTLAKKHFA, from the coding sequence ATGCCTAGAAGAACCAAAATTGTCGCGACCTTAGGTCCGGCAACTGACGAAAGAGCTGTATTAAAAGAAGTGCTTGCTGCTGGTGTAAATGTTGTTAGATTGAATTTCTCTCACGGCATTCCACAAGATCATATCAACCGTGCCAATACCGTACGTGAATTAGCAAAAGAGCTTGGCATTTATGTTGGTATTTTAGGTGACTTACAAGGGCCTAAAATTCGTGTTTCAACCTTTAAAGATGGTCCGATCAGACTTGCCATTGGCGATAAGTTTGAATTAGACGCCGCCTTAGGGAAAGGTGAAGGTAACCAAGAAAAAGTCGGCATTGATTACAAGAAACTTCCGCAAGATGTCATCCCTGGTGATATTTTATTGCTTGATGATGGCCGTGTGCAACTACGTGTACTTGAAACCAAAGACCAATCCGTTTTTACTGAAGTCACGGTTGGTGGACCTTTATCAAACAACAAAGGTATCAACCGACAAGGTGGTGGTCTTACAGCCCCTGCTTTAACAGACAAAGATAAAGAAGATATCAAATTAGCCGCAAAAATTAATGTCGATTTTCTTGCCGTATCATTTCCACGTGACGCAGCTGATATGCGCGAAGCGCGTTTATTGGCTCAAGAAGCCGGCTGTGACGCCCGCTTAGTTTCAAAAATTGAACGTGCTGAAGCGGTAAACGACGATAAAGTACTCGATGGTATTATTTTAGCCTCTGATGTTGTTATGGTTGCACGTGGCGATCTTGGTGTTGAAATTGGCGATGCTGCTTTAGTTGGTAAACAAAAGCACATCATTGCACGTAGCCGTCAATTGAACCGCGTAGTGATCACGGCGACACAAATGATGGAAACCATGATTGAGCAACCTATGCCAACACGTGCCGAAGTCATGGATGTGGCTAACGCCGTACTAGATGGTACTGATGCCGTAATGCTTTCTGCAGAAACAGCCGCAGGTAAATATCCTGTTGAAACTGTTAAGGCTATGGCCGCTGTATGTATTGGTGCCGAGAAGGAAAGCTCGATTACTACCTCTAAACATCGCGTTGAAATGACCTTTGCTGAAGTTTCTGAAACTATTGCTATGTCTGCAATGTATGCGGCAAACCATTTAGATGGCGTTAAAGCGATTATCGCTTTAACCGAATCAGGCCAAACTAGCAAAATCATGTCACGTATTTCATCAGGCTTACCTATTTATTCACTATCACGTCACAGTAAAACGTTGACTAAAACAGCGATTTATCGTGGCGTTTACCCGGTTTCTTATGACTCTACTAGTTGTGATAATGATGATAAATTGGCTCAAGACGTGTTAGCGCTTGTCGCTAAAGGCTCTGAATTAAAAACCGGTGATAAAGTGATATTAACCCATGGTGATTTGATGGAAACGGTTGGTGCAACCAATACTTTAAAGATTTTAACTTTAGCGAAAAAACATTTTGCCTAA
- a CDS encoding DUF6279 family lipoprotein — MNNFRTNLLACVLAILVSGCGFRFIYNHLDWWANWYLDDYVTLTELQQQAFDTSFEALHDWHRTTQLPLYVKQLKALQFSINNDLGEQQVAENLTQLLEHWQNILIAVEPKLQPLAFSLSAKQKQQLLLALKAAQQEQIDDNEMLTQQQWFEVRAEQQIDQLKAWFGRLTPRQKEQVSLLSQSYQRSFEPRMNYRQHWTNQFAELLNAELPEHQFKFEFYRLFVNGRSLRDDNLNAITKNNNQLFARIFVYMATSATDKQRKRINKKINTVVGDLNYLIAND; from the coding sequence ATGAATAATTTCAGAACTAATTTACTGGCGTGTGTACTGGCAATTCTTGTCTCTGGTTGTGGTTTTCGTTTTATCTATAATCATTTAGATTGGTGGGCAAATTGGTATCTTGATGACTATGTCACCTTGACTGAATTACAACAGCAAGCTTTTGATACGTCTTTCGAAGCGTTACACGACTGGCATCGTACAACACAACTACCTCTTTATGTTAAACAGCTAAAGGCACTACAATTTTCGATCAATAATGACCTAGGTGAACAGCAAGTAGCAGAAAACTTAACCCAATTACTTGAGCATTGGCAAAATATTTTAATTGCTGTTGAACCTAAACTACAACCTTTAGCTTTTAGTTTATCAGCTAAACAAAAACAACAATTACTCTTGGCATTAAAAGCCGCACAGCAAGAGCAGATCGACGATAATGAAATGCTTACTCAACAACAATGGTTTGAAGTACGAGCTGAGCAGCAAATAGATCAACTTAAAGCCTGGTTTGGTAGGTTAACACCAAGACAGAAAGAACAAGTTAGCTTGCTGAGTCAATCTTATCAGCGTTCGTTCGAACCTAGAATGAACTATCGTCAACATTGGACTAATCAATTTGCTGAACTGCTAAATGCGGAGCTACCAGAGCACCAATTCAAGTTTGAGTTCTATCGCTTGTTCGTTAATGGTCGCAGTTTACGAGATGATAATTTAAATGCTATTACTAAAAATAATAATCAGCTATTTGCCCGCATTTTTGTTTACATGGCCACCTCAGCAACAGACAAACAACGTAAACGTATTAATAAAAAAATTAATACGGTTGTAGGTGATTTAAATTACTTGATTGCTAATGACTGA
- a CDS encoding ATP-dependent 6-phosphofructokinase translates to MQKNIQTVKKIAILTSGGDAPGMNAAIRAIVIAAQHYHLEVTGFYAGFNGLIDDVSVPLGLKDVSHIIHRGGTILKSARCPAMETTLGIAQATSTLLKAQIDALIVIGGDGSFTGLIALQKQWSGQVIGIPGTIDNDIDGTDFTIGFSTAINTAIEAIDKIRDTAEAFERIFIVELMGRHSGHIAFNVGIACAAEQIISFENFSFDKNANHNEAEKLKALAKEIKQAQANRHASYIIVLAENLWRGGASALAQQLQTIAKIDCTPCILGHVQRGGSPVAKDRILATKMGVAAVQAIISGQSNIMIAEQSNTIAHVALPIAIMHQQGVSESLVQAQENILALTAQHLS, encoded by the coding sequence ATGCAAAAAAATATTCAAACAGTAAAAAAAATTGCCATTTTAACCAGTGGTGGTGATGCTCCAGGCATGAATGCGGCTATTCGAGCTATTGTTATCGCTGCACAGCATTATCACCTAGAGGTGACTGGTTTTTATGCCGGCTTTAATGGCTTGATTGACGATGTTTCAGTGCCGCTAGGCCTAAAAGATGTTAGTCATATTATCCATCGCGGCGGCACTATCTTAAAAAGTGCTCGCTGCCCGGCGATGGAAACAACATTAGGCATAGCACAAGCCACTAGTACACTATTAAAAGCACAAATAGATGCCTTAATTGTCATTGGAGGCGACGGTTCATTTACCGGTTTAATTGCTTTACAAAAACAGTGGTCTGGGCAAGTTATCGGTATCCCCGGTACCATAGATAATGATATTGATGGTACTGATTTTACTATAGGATTTTCTACGGCGATTAATACCGCTATCGAAGCTATTGATAAAATCCGCGACACAGCAGAAGCATTTGAGCGAATTTTTATTGTTGAATTAATGGGCCGGCACAGTGGTCATATCGCTTTTAATGTTGGTATTGCCTGTGCCGCTGAACAAATCATTTCATTTGAGAACTTTTCATTTGATAAAAATGCTAATCATAATGAAGCTGAGAAGCTAAAAGCACTTGCCAAGGAAATTAAACAAGCACAAGCGAATCGTCACGCGAGTTATATTATCGTGCTTGCCGAAAATTTATGGCGAGGTGGCGCTTCAGCGCTCGCTCAACAATTACAAACCATAGCTAAAATCGATTGTACGCCATGTATTCTTGGTCATGTACAGCGCGGTGGCTCACCAGTTGCTAAGGATAGAATTTTAGCGACCAAGATGGGCGTTGCTGCCGTACAGGCCATTATATCTGGACAATCCAATATCATGATTGCCGAACAAAGCAATACCATAGCCCATGTTGCCTTACCAATCGCCATTATGCATCAACAAGGCGTCAGCGAAAGTTTAGTACAAGCACAAGAGAATATTTTAGCCTTAACTGCACAGCACTTATCTTAG
- a CDS encoding LysR family transcriptional regulator has product MDISFEQLKSMVVFSHVVEQGSFSAAAKHIGLSRAVVSYHIKKLERQLGITLLNRSTRSIALTEAGSNYYQRCRIIAQQASAANQQIENIKNEPEGLLKITCPVSVGLHTIVPALDKFRKIYPKIELDLMLTDEVVNIVKEGIDLAIRGAPLSDSGLQARKLAVLATCLCGSPAYFQQYGRPEQLNELSQHHWIIYKLTSNKISLEKAGRSYSFEVKGTIATNNATARTAFVEGGHGLARIPMYDAWPKIKAGRLQTILDDYQAKPIDVYGVFPPGAANSKKLRLLIDFLSQFFTQQQANLATS; this is encoded by the coding sequence GTGGATATTTCTTTCGAGCAGTTGAAAAGCATGGTGGTTTTTTCCCATGTCGTTGAACAAGGTAGTTTTAGTGCGGCAGCAAAGCATATTGGCCTCTCTAGGGCTGTAGTAAGCTACCATATTAAAAAACTTGAGCGACAGCTTGGCATTACGCTTTTAAATCGTTCTACACGCTCTATTGCCCTGACAGAAGCAGGAAGTAATTATTATCAACGTTGCCGTATTATTGCTCAACAGGCGAGTGCTGCGAATCAACAAATTGAAAATATTAAAAATGAACCAGAAGGCCTGTTAAAAATCACTTGTCCGGTGAGTGTTGGACTACATACCATTGTGCCCGCGCTAGATAAGTTTCGTAAAATCTATCCAAAAATTGAACTTGATCTGATGTTAACAGATGAAGTGGTTAATATTGTTAAAGAAGGTATTGATCTGGCCATCAGAGGAGCACCTTTATCGGATTCTGGTTTACAAGCGCGTAAACTTGCCGTGCTTGCAACCTGCCTTTGTGGCTCTCCTGCATATTTTCAACAATATGGCCGTCCCGAACAGCTCAATGAATTAAGCCAACATCATTGGATTATTTATAAACTGACCAGTAATAAAATAAGCTTAGAAAAAGCCGGACGAAGTTACTCATTCGAGGTGAAAGGTACAATCGCGACGAATAATGCGACAGCAAGAACGGCTTTCGTTGAAGGCGGACATGGCTTAGCACGCATCCCTATGTATGACGCTTGGCCAAAGATTAAAGCTGGACGTTTGCAAACCATATTAGATGACTATCAAGCAAAGCCGATAGACGTTTATGGAGTTTTTCCGCCAGGTGCGGCTAACTCTAAAAAGTTGCGGTTATTAATCGATTTTCTTAGCCAATTTTTTACCCAGCAACAGGCTAATTTAGCGACAAGCTGA
- a CDS encoding type 1 glutamine amidotransferase domain-containing protein yields MTTKNSALSTAVLMVLTSHDKLGDTGEKTGFWLEEFASPYYQLVDAGFNVTLASPLGGQPPLDPKSAEVDFQTDATRRFEQDSASQAVLANTKKLNLIDANDYAAVFYPGGHGPMWDLTNDQHSIALISAFIKQNKPVAVVCHATAVLLNVKDANGDAIVKGKKIAGFTNSEEAAVQLTDIVPFLLEDELIKLGANYQKSDDWASFVVEDGDIISGQNPASSSEAAARLIIKLS; encoded by the coding sequence ATGACTACAAAGAATTCAGCACTTTCAACAGCAGTATTAATGGTATTAACCTCACATGACAAATTGGGCGATACCGGAGAAAAAACCGGATTTTGGTTAGAAGAATTTGCTTCGCCTTATTATCAATTAGTCGACGCTGGCTTCAATGTTACACTGGCATCACCTTTAGGTGGACAACCACCACTAGATCCAAAAAGTGCAGAAGTTGACTTTCAAACTGATGCTACTCGTCGCTTTGAGCAAGACAGCGCTAGCCAAGCAGTATTAGCAAATACTAAAAAGCTCAATTTGATTGATGCCAATGACTATGCCGCTGTTTTCTATCCTGGTGGCCATGGCCCAATGTGGGATTTAACCAACGATCAGCACTCAATTGCTTTGATTTCAGCATTTATTAAACAAAATAAACCTGTAGCAGTGGTTTGTCATGCAACTGCTGTATTGCTTAATGTTAAGGATGCTAATGGTGATGCCATCGTCAAAGGTAAAAAAATCGCTGGTTTTACTAATAGTGAAGAAGCAGCCGTACAGCTAACTGATATTGTGCCTTTTTTACTTGAAGATGAATTAATTAAACTAGGGGCTAACTACCAAAAAAGTGACGACTGGGCTTCTTTTGTGGTTGAAGATGGCGATATTATCAGTGGGCAGAATCCAGCAAGTTCAAGTGAAGCTGCAGCACGTTTAATTATCAAGTTAAGCTAA
- a CDS encoding SMI1/KNR4 family protein, protein MNSIDLFVKNWANKQVMSPIARADISALEARLAATLPESYKYLLLHYGLVHSPNVLTKICDLGVDISEVQDFLSLEDVYSLSKLYEMTGMPKGHILFASDCKGNMFCFKLSDCGTNNQEVPVWFYNHDLRTVSLVADTFSAWLDRFNTL, encoded by the coding sequence ATGAACAGTATTGATCTCTTTGTAAAAAACTGGGCCAACAAGCAAGTGATGAGCCCGATAGCACGTGCTGATATTTCAGCGCTTGAAGCACGATTAGCGGCAACATTACCAGAATCGTATAAATATCTATTATTGCATTATGGCTTAGTACATTCACCGAACGTACTGACTAAAATATGTGATTTGGGTGTCGATATCAGCGAAGTACAAGACTTTTTAAGTCTCGAAGATGTTTACTCATTATCTAAGCTTTATGAAATGACTGGGATGCCGAAAGGGCATATTTTGTTTGCCTCAGATTGTAAAGGCAATATGTTCTGTTTCAAACTAAGTGATTGTGGAACGAACAACCAAGAGGTTCCTGTGTGGTTTTATAATCATGACTTACGTACAGTTAGCCTAGTGGCAGATACTTTTAGTGCTTGGCTCGATCGTTTTAACACGCTTTAA
- a CDS encoding LytTR family DNA-binding domain-containing protein, giving the protein MSKQLSTIIVDDEPLARKGLAVRLEDHKDIDIIAQCTNGREAVEAVRAYQPDLMFLDIQMPGLNGFEVVEAIIEQGLSLPMVVFVSAFDQYAMQAFEVHAQDYLLKPADEQRLAQTLDKIRLSINSEVNAIHKSKLIRLVSDVTGNDCDKILQELENNEPVSISSYSDVLAIKDAGEVSRVPVKDILWIDAAGDYMCVHTHDNTHILRKTMKQLEEILDPRRFLRSHRSTIVNKSYIDKFCSQLNGEYYLVMTNGKELKVSRSYKEKVKKAVVA; this is encoded by the coding sequence ATGAGCAAGCAGCTCTCTACCATTATTGTTGATGATGAACCCTTAGCAAGAAAAGGCCTTGCGGTGCGTTTGGAAGATCATAAAGATATCGACATTATTGCGCAGTGCACCAATGGTCGAGAAGCCGTTGAAGCTGTAAGGGCTTATCAACCGGATCTGATGTTTCTTGATATTCAAATGCCAGGCTTAAACGGTTTTGAAGTTGTTGAGGCGATTATCGAGCAGGGCTTATCATTGCCTATGGTGGTATTTGTTAGCGCTTTTGACCAATATGCGATGCAAGCTTTTGAAGTCCATGCTCAGGACTATTTGCTCAAACCAGCCGACGAGCAGCGTTTGGCACAAACCTTAGACAAAATACGTTTGAGCATTAATAGTGAAGTCAATGCGATACATAAATCGAAACTGATACGTTTAGTCAGTGATGTTACTGGTAATGACTGTGATAAAATTTTGCAGGAATTAGAAAATAACGAGCCGGTTAGCATTTCAAGTTACTCTGACGTTTTAGCGATTAAAGATGCAGGTGAAGTCAGTAGAGTACCGGTCAAAGATATTTTATGGATAGATGCTGCTGGTGATTATATGTGTGTACATACCCACGATAATACCCATATTTTGCGAAAAACCATGAAACAACTTGAAGAAATTTTAGATCCTCGGCGTTTTTTACGTAGTCATCGCTCAACTATTGTCAACAAAAGTTACATTGATAAGTTTTGCAGCCAACTCAATGGCGAATATTATTTAGTGATGACCAATGGCAAAGAGTTAAAAGTTAGTCGCAGTTATAAAGAAAAAGTCAAAAAAGCGGTAGTGGCTTAA
- a CDS encoding sensor histidine kinase gives MNWKEFIENRNRLFWLVHTAGWCGFALVHYLGSLLHDLRDIFLIIILLNAYAGWLFTVPLRYIYRRIWNFTPLKIAIVVILTSYCTGVLWQVVKNINYWEIYKHGYRPDFWLFYTKNSLLSFFIILSWSGLYFGTKYYQMLQKEKQNVLRANTVAHQAQLKMLRYQLNPHFLFNTLNAISTLILVKENKTANAMVTKLSEFLRYSLDKDPMKRVTLNSELQALRLYLDIEQVRFEERLQVNFDIAGDCKLALVPSMILQPLAENAIKHAVAVQEQGGEIKVAVYRFANDLLIELSDNGPGAEIKNGNLFRENGVGLVNTRERLQALYQNDFSLVVANNVPTGVKISIRIPYEVGHPV, from the coding sequence GTGAATTGGAAAGAGTTTATTGAAAACAGAAATCGCTTATTTTGGTTGGTACATACTGCTGGCTGGTGTGGTTTTGCCTTGGTGCATTACTTAGGTTCTTTACTGCACGATTTACGTGATATTTTTCTGATCATCATTTTACTAAATGCCTACGCTGGTTGGCTATTCACCGTACCGCTAAGATATATTTATCGCCGTATTTGGAATTTTACCCCGTTAAAAATTGCCATTGTGGTTATATTAACTTCCTATTGCACCGGCGTGTTATGGCAAGTAGTTAAAAATATCAATTATTGGGAAATATATAAACATGGCTACCGACCTGATTTTTGGTTGTTTTATACAAAAAATAGCCTGTTATCATTCTTCATTATTTTAAGTTGGAGCGGCCTATATTTTGGTACTAAATATTACCAAATGCTGCAAAAAGAAAAACAAAATGTCTTACGTGCGAATACTGTTGCTCATCAAGCGCAGCTAAAAATGTTGCGTTATCAACTTAACCCGCATTTTTTGTTCAATACCTTGAACGCAATTTCAACTTTAATCTTAGTAAAAGAGAATAAAACCGCGAATGCTATGGTAACTAAATTAAGTGAGTTTTTACGTTACTCTTTAGATAAAGACCCAATGAAGCGGGTAACACTGAACAGTGAGTTGCAGGCATTAAGGCTTTATTTAGATATAGAGCAAGTGCGCTTTGAAGAACGTTTACAGGTTAATTTTGATATTGCTGGCGATTGTAAATTGGCATTAGTGCCTAGCATGATCTTGCAGCCGTTAGCTGAAAATGCTATTAAACATGCGGTAGCGGTACAAGAACAAGGCGGAGAAATTAAGGTTGCTGTCTATCGTTTTGCAAATGATTTACTAATTGAATTATCGGATAATGGCCCCGGCGCAGAAATTAAAAATGGTAATTTATTTCGTGAAAATGGTGTTGGTTTAGTCAATACCCGTGAACGCTTGCAAGCATTATATCAGAATGATTTTTCTTTAGTTGTTGCCAACAATGTACCAACTGGTGTTAAAATCAGTATACGAATTCCCTATGAAGTTGGCCATCCAGTATGA
- a CDS encoding phosphotransferase translates to MSLDHENMPILDETHKKLALELCQLPCFNSLTIDNIAVIDVGLSQSCFQVDDTNQRYFAKYLTGSYVETTASQIAAFYGIAPKVVYAGNNWLVTEFKVAQELNTADLSENEKITLMLTMLAQCHQIDEHSDSQHHNEQLDSVFYKASHLTFNSAVSSAGATSLKPIRKQKDKLSALPKLNVTAVIDDLLQQLELSDQQNQQLKQLSKKLMQNLNKANEQAGNIRQVFCHGDANFSNVLLVKNNLSSPNTHDYLLVDFECACIAPIEYDLAMMMAVNGIEANKIEIIYQLYLQGLTALNKQGNAHEIVDNSSVELMNVKSLSSKLVTCYYDLSILINGLWYFVAYQSRQQLKYKNLALKQLQLLAKSYPELYQF, encoded by the coding sequence TTGAGCCTTGACCATGAGAATATGCCGATATTAGATGAAACGCACAAAAAACTCGCGCTAGAGCTATGCCAGTTACCTTGCTTTAATTCACTAACAATCGATAACATTGCTGTTATTGACGTAGGATTAAGCCAATCCTGCTTTCAAGTTGATGATACAAACCAGCGCTATTTTGCCAAATATCTCACTGGTAGCTATGTTGAAACCACGGCTAGTCAGATAGCTGCATTTTATGGCATTGCACCCAAGGTAGTTTATGCCGGTAATAACTGGTTAGTTACTGAATTTAAAGTTGCTCAGGAGCTTAATACAGCTGACTTATCTGAAAATGAAAAGATAACACTCATGCTCACCATGTTAGCTCAATGTCATCAAATTGATGAGCACAGTGATAGTCAGCATCACAATGAGCAACTTGATAGCGTCTTTTATAAAGCAAGTCATTTGACTTTCAACTCAGCAGTTAGCTCGGCAGGGGCTACGTCACTCAAGCCGATAAGAAAGCAGAAAGATAAGTTATCAGCCTTACCTAAACTTAATGTTACAGCAGTGATAGATGATTTATTGCAGCAGCTTGAACTCAGCGACCAGCAAAACCAACAACTGAAACAGCTATCTAAAAAATTAATGCAAAACCTTAACAAAGCTAATGAGCAAGCGGGTAATATCAGGCAAGTATTTTGTCATGGTGACGCTAATTTTAGTAATGTTTTGCTCGTTAAAAATAACCTTAGTTCACCCAATACTCATGACTATTTATTGGTGGATTTTGAATGTGCTTGTATTGCACCTATCGAATATGATTTAGCAATGATGATGGCGGTAAACGGCATTGAAGCCAATAAAATTGAGATCATTTATCAGCTTTATCTGCAGGGATTAACCGCGTTAAATAAACAGGGGAATGCCCATGAAATTGTCGACAATTCTTCCGTTGAGCTGATGAATGTTAAGAGCTTATCATCTAAGTTGGTTACGTGTTACTATGACTTGTCTATTTTAATCAATGGCTTATGGTACTTTGTAGCGTATCAGTCTCGACAGCAACTAAAATACAAAAACTTGGCACTTAAGCAACTGCAGCTGCTGGCAAAAAGCTATCCTGAGTTATACCAATTCTAA
- the pnuC gene encoding nicotinamide riboside transporter PnuC has protein sequence MASSISAANEIVNYFTTLPILELIAVAASLLYVLLAAKGNIWCWPAAILSTVLYTVIFYDVYLLMDSALQLYYLLMAVYGWFCWQKNIKSKKNTAKALLYSQWTIQRHSSIILALTLLSLALGWLIANYTPAHFPYLDSATTVFAVFATYLVTQKVLENWLYFIVIDFVSIYLYIEKSLVPTAALFSVYVVLAGYGYWQWRKQYKLQFNQDQSELYSRHSVTG, from the coding sequence ATGGCAAGTTCCATCAGTGCAGCCAATGAAATAGTAAATTATTTTACCACCTTGCCAATATTAGAGCTGATTGCTGTTGCAGCATCTTTGTTGTATGTGCTGCTGGCAGCAAAAGGCAATATATGGTGTTGGCCCGCGGCTATCTTGAGCACTGTGTTATATACCGTCATTTTCTATGATGTCTATTTATTGATGGACAGTGCTTTACAACTCTATTATTTATTGATGGCGGTGTATGGTTGGTTTTGTTGGCAGAAAAATATCAAAAGTAAAAAAAACACCGCTAAAGCACTGCTTTATAGCCAATGGACGATACAACGACATAGCAGCATTATTCTAGCTTTAACGCTACTATCTTTAGCTTTAGGCTGGTTAATAGCAAACTATACACCGGCACATTTCCCTTATCTTGATAGTGCAACAACCGTTTTTGCGGTATTTGCTACCTATTTAGTGACGCAAAAAGTACTAGAGAATTGGTTATATTTCATTGTCATTGATTTTGTTTCAATTTATCTCTATATCGAAAAATCACTTGTGCCTACGGCAGCACTATTTAGCGTTTATGTTGTGCTGGCGGGTTATGGTTATTGGCAATGGCGTAAGCAATATAAATTACAATTTAACCAAGATCAGTCTGAACTCTATAGTCGCCATTCTGTGACCGGATAA